The following are from one region of the Gemmatimonadota bacterium genome:
- a CDS encoding TolC family protein, giving the protein MVRKPLVFWFILLLAWARAAPAQQGAGEDAGEEIRAIIEQQQIALVDLFRLADLTNPTLALVRGGVRAHAGRTRQAALHPNPTLEFEVEDISPDDPDDRTEKVALVQDLILSGRREAAVAAARAEEEAAAHEFDQARRDLHVQIHTLWAGQLYFREAEAAFAELLRDANHTLEIARTRFEARAAPEAQVTKALLEVYELEVARQRLVQQRAGGGAELSALFGGIRVPFDRLAGTLESADTPPDENLLTAGAEHHPAWQAARRGIAAAEASLREARAARIPDLELFVAYGRSRASDEGFVEAGMGMPLPIFDRNQGRVAETRATVAQARARARIVQGDLEVALAVARQSYLTTRDQLNASANLILPAAERGLIQAREGYRAGNLPILELVDAQRTLATVRLRTLELRKDLIVSGAELASLVRTDPGEERGKDQ; this is encoded by the coding sequence ATGGTGCGGAAGCCACTTGTATTCTGGTTCATTCTCTTGCTTGCCTGGGCTCGAGCCGCCCCCGCACAGCAGGGTGCTGGTGAAGACGCCGGCGAAGAGATCCGTGCGATCATCGAGCAGCAACAGATTGCGCTGGTGGACCTGTTTCGACTCGCGGATCTGACCAATCCCACGCTCGCATTGGTCCGTGGTGGCGTCCGGGCCCATGCAGGCCGGACCCGACAGGCGGCCCTGCACCCCAATCCGACCCTCGAATTCGAGGTCGAGGACATCTCCCCGGATGATCCCGATGACCGCACGGAGAAGGTGGCGCTCGTTCAAGATCTGATCCTCAGCGGGCGCCGCGAGGCTGCCGTTGCGGCTGCCCGTGCCGAGGAGGAGGCGGCGGCCCACGAGTTCGACCAGGCCCGCAGAGATCTCCATGTGCAGATTCACACCCTCTGGGCCGGGCAACTCTACTTCCGCGAAGCCGAGGCGGCGTTTGCAGAACTCCTGCGTGACGCGAACCACACGCTGGAGATTGCCCGGACGCGATTCGAGGCTCGGGCGGCTCCGGAGGCACAGGTCACCAAGGCTCTCCTGGAGGTCTATGAGCTGGAGGTGGCCCGGCAGCGTCTGGTGCAGCAGCGGGCCGGGGGGGGAGCGGAGCTGTCGGCTCTGTTCGGAGGCATTCGCGTTCCATTCGACCGGCTGGCAGGAACGCTCGAATCCGCCGACACTCCACCCGATGAGAACCTGCTCACTGCCGGCGCGGAACACCACCCGGCCTGGCAAGCGGCCCGGCGAGGCATCGCCGCCGCGGAGGCATCGCTGCGTGAAGCCCGGGCGGCTCGAATCCCCGACCTCGAACTCTTCGTCGCTTACGGGAGGTCCCGGGCCTCAGACGAGGGCTTCGTCGAGGCCGGAATGGGTATGCCGCTCCCGATCTTCGACCGCAACCAGGGGCGGGTGGCCGAGACCCGGGCGACGGTTGCGCAGGCTCGAGCCCGCGCGCGCATCGTGCAGGGCGACCTCGAGGTCGCACTCGCAGTCGCTCGCCAGAGCTATCTCACCACTCGTGACCAGCTCAATGCATCAGCCAATCTCATCCTGCCGGCGGCGGAGCGCGGGCTGATCCAGGCGCGGGAGGGTTATCGTGCCGGAAACCTGCCGATCCTGGAACTCGTTGACGCGCAGCGCACTCTTGCCACCGTTCGGCTGCGAACTCTTGAACTGAGAAAGGACCTCATCGTTTCCGGGGCGGAGCTGGCGAGCCTGGTCCGTACAGATCCCGGCGAAGAGAGGGGGAAAGACCAATGA